The Halobacterium sp. CBA1132 genome has a segment encoding these proteins:
- a CDS encoding ribonuclease H-like domain-containing protein, giving the protein MRAENSFIPAPGVGETTERRLWQHGVTHWDDFDASAPGVGETTAENVHAFIDDARAALDTGDTQFFAETFPNNALWRLYENVADDVAFFDIETTGLDKRSSDVTTVSVHHGGSTETLVRGDDLTSENLAELLDASLVVSFNGKRFDQPFVEHNYDVNVDAPHLDLMYLCRRLDLTGGLKQIEQDLGIDRDGMDVDGREAVRLWHRYEDGDEAALDKLVEYNRYDTQNLQTLLDLVTGRLHEEVFAPHA; this is encoded by the coding sequence ATGCGCGCCGAGAACTCGTTCATTCCCGCACCCGGCGTCGGCGAGACCACCGAGCGACGCCTCTGGCAGCACGGCGTCACGCACTGGGACGACTTCGACGCGAGCGCGCCCGGCGTCGGGGAGACCACCGCCGAGAACGTCCACGCGTTCATCGACGACGCGCGGGCCGCGCTCGACACGGGCGACACCCAGTTCTTCGCCGAGACCTTCCCGAACAACGCGCTCTGGCGGCTCTACGAGAACGTCGCCGACGACGTCGCGTTCTTCGACATCGAGACCACCGGCCTCGACAAGCGCTCCAGCGACGTGACGACGGTGAGCGTCCACCACGGCGGGAGCACGGAGACGCTCGTTCGCGGCGACGACCTCACCAGCGAGAACCTCGCGGAACTCTTGGACGCCTCGCTCGTGGTTTCGTTCAACGGGAAGCGCTTCGACCAGCCGTTCGTCGAGCACAACTACGACGTCAACGTCGACGCTCCGCACCTCGACTTGATGTACCTCTGCCGGCGCCTCGACCTGACCGGCGGCCTCAAGCAAATCGAGCAGGACCTCGGCATCGACCGCGACGGAATGGACGTCGACGGCCGCGAGGCCGTCCGGCTCTGGCACCGTTACGAGGACGGCGACGAGGCCGCCCTCGACAAGCTCGTGGAGTACAACCGCTACGACACGCAGAACCTCCAGACGCTGCTGGACTTGGTCACCGGGCGCCTCCACGAGGAGGTCTTCGCGCCCCACGCCTGA
- a CDS encoding DUF262 domain-containing protein, producing MPGYDLNTESINSFVDDSQIELPRFQRKLTWTDKDNFKLCLSVFKGYPLGVIVLSKDAGKKYLLDGRQRRFALDEMRNPEKVYDWARSAIGFNLSVSEDDLREQYWRYVDQYFGEFEEPEENEAQPDRDAQDPDSYAETSDHGEDENLIRLLDIILTVHPKRRKSSGITKPFDFRDEVNGLDYIADPTDGYRYVDTEQLLDWIEYRSGGRTTPEIEAFDQDELYNWLMSGKDPGEGGNSTEKTIRKEIDRNWDQVLRAFEALEGLDTTLSNRKIGYMEVRDASANDEKKIFEIINSEGTDLTAVEILSAKPAYNIELEDPSEAILSDIKTLYEKEMEVSHQEAVRWDRPATLYSRLEIPTIFPNSGYSFEREVRIGFKLMSGYYLNGISKEDFEALAKTETINWSSTELEQKINQVESFTSGHSLLSFWKSWNDPLVRMTSEAVAVNYLLCMLKYWELLGEPSSTTSGKFQSFQNKGAVLFDRMIYEYVTRLWSGSSDTRTANNLKNLTEDSPLFDPVASEDWEDLLRSLVEEGQIEGQNQLNNKNPSLRVKVLLRYYYALTGTRPTDVGKMSIDHIIPSKEFEGTPDEGLEKYEHHIANLAEIPEKENVSKGTKSLDQISDPWLKSELEKFTGISSEEFNKYSDITDITNLIDDRGERMINEFLEGRRSFLSVQ from the coding sequence ATGCCCGGGTATGATCTCAATACCGAGTCAATCAATTCATTTGTTGACGATAGTCAAATAGAGTTACCTCGTTTCCAGCGGAAGCTCACGTGGACGGATAAAGATAATTTCAAACTCTGTCTTAGCGTTTTCAAAGGATATCCTCTCGGAGTTATCGTCCTATCGAAAGATGCTGGCAAAAAGTATCTACTCGATGGACGACAGCGACGGTTCGCGTTAGACGAGATGAGAAACCCCGAGAAAGTGTATGATTGGGCACGCTCCGCGATTGGTTTTAATCTGAGTGTCTCTGAAGATGATCTCCGTGAACAGTACTGGAGATACGTCGACCAGTACTTTGGCGAGTTCGAGGAACCCGAAGAAAATGAAGCACAACCGGATAGAGACGCGCAAGACCCGGACTCGTATGCTGAAACCTCAGACCACGGTGAGGATGAAAATCTAATCCGATTACTAGATATCATACTTACAGTCCATCCAAAACGGAGAAAATCGAGTGGCATTACAAAACCGTTTGACTTCAGAGATGAGGTCAACGGATTGGACTACATTGCCGATCCGACGGATGGGTATCGGTACGTCGACACGGAGCAGTTGCTAGATTGGATCGAATACCGATCAGGTGGGCGGACGACACCGGAAATAGAAGCCTTCGACCAAGACGAACTCTACAACTGGTTGATGAGTGGCAAAGATCCGGGAGAAGGCGGGAATTCGACTGAGAAGACGATACGGAAAGAGATCGACAGGAACTGGGATCAAGTACTTCGTGCATTCGAGGCGCTTGAAGGTCTAGACACCACCCTAAGCAACAGAAAAATCGGATATATGGAGGTCCGTGATGCCAGTGCAAACGACGAAAAGAAGATTTTCGAGATTATCAATAGCGAGGGGACAGACTTGACCGCGGTCGAAATCCTCTCGGCTAAGCCGGCATATAACATTGAGTTAGAAGATCCAAGTGAGGCTATCCTTTCGGATATTAAAACCCTATACGAGAAGGAGATGGAAGTATCTCATCAAGAAGCAGTACGGTGGGACAGACCAGCGACCTTGTATAGCCGGCTAGAAATTCCGACAATTTTTCCGAACAGCGGCTATAGCTTCGAGCGCGAAGTCCGTATCGGATTCAAATTAATGAGCGGATACTACCTGAATGGGATTTCTAAGGAAGATTTTGAGGCGCTCGCCAAAACGGAGACGATCAACTGGAGCTCGACCGAATTAGAGCAGAAAATCAATCAAGTTGAATCGTTCACCTCCGGTCACAGCCTACTCAGCTTCTGGAAGTCTTGGAATGATCCACTAGTACGAATGACATCAGAAGCAGTTGCGGTAAACTATCTTCTCTGTATGTTGAAATACTGGGAGTTACTGGGTGAGCCCTCTTCAACCACCTCGGGGAAATTCCAAAGTTTCCAAAATAAGGGTGCGGTTCTGTTCGATCGGATGATATACGAGTACGTTACCCGTCTCTGGAGCGGCTCTAGTGACACACGTACTGCGAATAATTTGAAGAATTTGACTGAGGATAGTCCGTTATTCGATCCGGTGGCGTCGGAAGACTGGGAGGATTTACTCAGAAGCTTAGTCGAAGAGGGGCAAATCGAAGGACAGAATCAACTGAATAATAAGAATCCGAGTCTCAGAGTGAAAGTCCTATTGCGGTATTACTACGCACTAACGGGAACCAGACCGACTGATGTCGGAAAAATGTCTATCGACCACATCATCCCCAGTAAGGAGTTCGAAGGAACACCAGATGAAGGTCTCGAAAAATACGAGCATCATATCGCAAACCTAGCAGAGATCCCTGAGAAGGAGAACGTATCAAAGGGGACGAAGTCCCTTGATCAGATCTCGGATCCGTGGCTAAAATCCGAACTCGAAAAGTTCACCGGAATTAGCTCAGAGGAGTTTAATAAATACTCTGATATCACGGATATCACGAATCTAATTGATGACCGTGGAGAACGGATGATCAACGAATTCTTGGAAGGACGACGGTCTTTCCTTTCCGTTCAATAA